DNA from Effusibacillus lacus:
ATGGGGCGGCCTTCCTTGAGGATTTGCGCAATCATCAGGGAGTTCCAACCGAAGTCGGCAATGTTCTTGCCGATAATTTCCGCTGCGGGAATCCGATAGAGTTCTTCCGCCGCCCGGTTCCAATGGGTGACGGTGCCGTCTTCATCCACGATGGTAATCGCTTCGTTAACCGTGTCCAACAGGGTTTGCAGGACCGATTCGGCTCTGGAAGTTTTCATGAAAGTCACCTCTATACACATGTGTTCAATATTTGACAAAAGTGTTGGTCATCTTGAACATTATTGTACATTTTATCGTAGTTTGCAAAGTTTGGGGAGTGTACTCCACCGAATTTTTGTTGGCATGATAATTGCATAGAAATAATAAGTGAGAATATCTCAAATCTGGGAAAGGAGCGCTTGGCATTGGAACAGCTTCTTCGGGATGCGCTGCTTTTTTTGTCCAAGAACCGCACGGCCAACCGGGCAGCCAAAAGGTACGGTTTGCGTTTTGGAGCCAGCCGGTTTGTGGCGGGAGAGACAATTCAGACGGCGATTGATGCCGTTCGCGGGTTGAATAAGCAAGGCATCGTTGCTACGCTCGATCATTTGGGGGAATTTGTGTTCAGTGAAGAGGAAGCCACTGAATCGGCGGATTTCTGCATCAAGACGCTGGATTCGATCCACCAGTCGGGGGTGCGGTCCAACCTGTCACTGAAAATGACCCAGTTGGGGCTGGATATCTCAAGGGACTTGTGCATGAGCAACATGCGCAGAATTCTTGATCGGGCCAGTCAGTACGGCAATTTTGTACGGATTGACATGGAAGATTACGCACACAACGAGATTACCCTCGACATCTTCAAGGAACTTCGCAGGGAGTACGGGGAAACGGTAGGAACAGTCATCCAGGCTTATCTCTACAGAAGCGAAGCGGATATTGACGACCTGAACCGCTTCAAGCCCAATCTCCGTCTGGTAAAAGGCGCCTACAAGGAACCGCCGGAAGTGGCGTTTCCCAAGAAAGAGGATGTGGACCGCAACTTCATCAAGATCATCGAGAAACACCTTCTGTATGGCAATTATGCGGCCATCGCCACA
Protein-coding regions in this window:
- a CDS encoding proline dehydrogenase family protein, with the protein product MEQLLRDALLFLSKNRTANRAAKRYGLRFGASRFVAGETIQTAIDAVRGLNKQGIVATLDHLGEFVFSEEEATESADFCIKTLDSIHQSGVRSNLSLKMTQLGLDISRDLCMSNMRRILDRASQYGNFVRIDMEDYAHNEITLDIFKELRREYGETVGTVIQAYLYRSEADIDDLNRFKPNLRLVKGAYKEPPEVAFPKKEDVDRNFIKIIEKHLLYGNYAAIATHDEHIIHHVKRFVKENHIPNSQFEFQMLYGIRVQLQQELAKEGYTMRVYVPYGNDWYGYFMRRLAERPANVGFVVKSMFKK